In Miscanthus floridulus cultivar M001 chromosome 5, ASM1932011v1, whole genome shotgun sequence, one genomic interval encodes:
- the LOC136452253 gene encoding uncharacterized protein: protein MDFELRQAREKLEREQRERMQRAKAKAERERRAKAEAARRREALEASHRERRLDAARAQEEADQKMEEVMQLGKQVSFLHMFEALRYDGPGDKIKLPPSSFKELSDEGALDKGPMYFRLSKVRDTVPGAAMEQDAEATCCGVLEFTAREGSAELPLHVWNNLFRSDTPEVPLIEVKYISLPKGTYAKLKPEGAGFSDLPNHRAVLETALRNHATLSENDTVVVNYGQLQYKLKVLELKPASSISVLETDVEVDIEGSDSVLDNEEDQHVLVPLVIGNIESSVVEEGKFRYYKFSVEENVSEKVASGRANIEVKIDTDASGGDTDIYVSRHPLVFPTQHRHEWSSHEMGSKVLILKPRDATLVSGVYSIGVYGFKGTSKYQLSVAIKDVNSQRIGEYASASGSVDVDSVLCKNCKRHIASRSAHLHEAYCMRHNVACPHDGCGVVLRKEEAADHVHCNKCGRAYQQREMEKHMKVFHEPLQCPCGVVLEKEDMVQHQSSTCPLRLIVCRFCGDTVHAGGEPADVRDRLRNMSEHESICGSRTAPCDSCGRSVMLKEMDIHLIAVHQKS, encoded by the exons ATGGATTTCGAGCTGCGGCAGGCGCGGGAGAAGCTGGAGCGTGAGCAGCGGGAGCGGATGCAGCGCGCCAAGGCCAAGGCCGAGCGCGAGCGCCGGGCCAAGGCCGAGGCGGCGCGCCGCCGGGAAGCGCTCGAGGCGTCCCACCGCGAGCGACGACTCGACGCCGCACGCGCCCAGGAAGAG GCTGACCAGAAAATGGAAGAGGTGATGCAACTGGGGAAGCAGGTTTCATTCTTGCACATGTTTGAGGCACTTCGATATGATGGCCCTGGGGATAAGATCAAGCTGCCACCATCTTCGTTTAAGGAGTTGTCTGATGAAGGAGCTCTCGATAAAGGTCCCATGTACTTCAGGTTGTCCAAGGTTAGGGACACAGTCCCAGGTGCCGCTATGGAACAAGACGCTGAGGCAACCTGTTgcggtgttcttgaattcactgcAAGGGAAGGCTCTGCTGAACTCCCGCTGCATGTTTGGAACAACCTGTTTCGGAGTGACACCCCAGAGGTCCCTCTGATTGAAGTCAAATATATCAGTTTGCCCAAAGGAACATATGCAAAGTTGAAGCCAGAAGGAGCTGGGTTTTCGGATCTCCCTAACCATAGAGCAGTCCTTGAAACAGCACTCCGCAACCACGCAACACTATCTGAAAATGATACTGTTGTGGTGAACTATGGGCAACTGCAGTACAAGTTAAAGGTTCTTGAACTGAAGCCCGCATCAAGTATATCTGTCCTAGAGACAGATGTTGAAGTTGACATCGAGGGATCAGATTCGGTTTTGGACAACGAAGAGGACCAACACGTGCTTGTGCCGCTTGTGATTGGAAACATAGAATCCAGTGTTGTGGAAGAAGGAAAGTTCAGGTACTACAAATTTTCAGTTGAAGAAAATGTGAGTGAGAAAGTAGCTTCTGGACGTGCAAATATCGAGGTTAAAATAGATACGGATGCGAGCGGTGGCGACACTGATATCTACGTTTCAAGACATCCTTTAGTGTTCCCAACTCAGCACCGACATGAGTGGTCTTCCCATGAAATGGGATCAAAGGTTCTTATACTCAAACCACGGGATGCTACATTGGTCAGTGGTGTTTACAGTATCGGAGTTTATGGTTTCAAAGGGACTTCCAAGTACCAGCTCTCTGTAGCTATCAAGGATGTTAATAGCCAAAGGATTGGTGAATATGCTAGTGCCTCGGGAAGTGTTGATGTTGATTCAGTGCTGTGTAAGAACTGTAAGCGCCATATAGCCAGCCGGTCTGCTCATCTTCATGAGGCATACTGCATGAGACACAATGTCGCCTGCCCACATGATGGGTGTGGAGTTGTTCTTCggaaggaagaagcagcagatcATGTGCACTGCAACAAGTGCGGGCGAGCTTACCAGCAGAGAGAAATGGAGAAGCATATGAAAGTCTTCCATGAACCATTGCAGTGCCCCTGTGGGGTGGTCCTGGAGAAGGAAGATATG GTTCAGCACCAATCCTCAACCTGCCCCTTGCGATTGATTGTGTGCCGCTTCTGTGGTGACACAGTCCATGCTGGTGGAGAACCCGCTGATGTTCGTGACCGGCTGCGAAACATGTCTGAGCATGAGAGTATCTGCGGATCCAGGACAGCACCATGTGACTCCTGTGGACGGTCGGTCATGCTGAAGGAGATGGACATTCATCTTATTGCTGTGCATCAGAAGAGCTGA
- the LOC136454717 gene encoding uncharacterized protein, whose translation MVPTLATKATAKEVWQAIRTMRIGDERVRKATAQSLWAEYEQITFRDGESVEDFALRLSNLVQRLVILGDEEPEPKVVAKYLRVARPRYRQLVVSIETLLDIDTLSIEEVTGRLKAADDGANPGGGAGSFGGGSSAARLNHTEDELVERVMSRLQVSGGGGTGGGSGGGRLTSNQRRGRAGGNLSQGRGSRGGSKPPTDGAGKKKKKLAGDECAYCGIKGHWARECRKKKRDKAAHAAQVEEGPMEGALMLGVVNLDASPSPIRGPSGDSSPAAEDADLVVEIEGG comes from the coding sequence ATGGTGCCAACCCTGGCGACCAAGGCGACGGCCAAGGAGGTGTGGCAAGCCATCCGCACGATGCGCATCGGGGACGAGCGGGTGCGGAAGGCCACGGCGCAGAGTCTCTGGGCGGAGTACGAGCAGATCACGTTCCGTGATGGTGAGTCTGTCGAAGATTTTGCCCTCCGTTTGTCCAATCTTGTACAGCGGTTGGTGATTCTCGGTGATGAGGAACCGGAGCCCAAGGTGGTTGCCAAGTACCTCCGCGTCGCTCGACCGAGGTACAGGCAGCTCGTCGTCTCCATCGAGACGCTCCTAGACATCGACACTCTCTCGATCGAGGAGGTGACCGGGAGGCTCAAGGCGGCTGATGACGGTGCCAACCCCGGCGGGGGTGCAGGATCGTTTGGAGGCGGCTCCTCTGCAGCTCGTCTCAATCACACCGAGGACGAGCTGGTGGAGCGCGTGATGTCACGGCTACAGGTGTCTGGCGGTGGCGGCACTGGTGGCGGCTCCGGAGGCGGGCGTTTGACATCCAACCAGAGACGAGGCCGAGCTGGTGGGAACTTGTCTCAAGGccgaggaagcagaggaggctccaAACCTCCTACCGACGGCGCcggtaagaagaagaagaaactcgCCGGCGATGAGTGCGCGTATTGCGGCATCAAAGGCCACTGGGCCCGTGAGTGCCGCAAGAAGAAGCGGGACAAGGCGGCCCATGCGGCCCAAGTCGAGGAAGGGCCCATGGAGGGGGCCCTGATGCTGGGCGTCGTCAACCTCGACGCAAGTCCGTCCCCAATCCGGGGTCCGTCGGGGGATTCGTCCCCGGCGGCAGAAGATGCCGACCTCGTAGTTGAGATCGAGGGGGGGTAG